A window of the Streptomyces sp. NBC_00250 genome harbors these coding sequences:
- a CDS encoding TIGR04222 domain-containing membrane protein yields the protein MDVLTALCYLAGVTGITLLVTRVVRTRRGPGGPVHDRYEAAFLDGGPARVVDTALAALHADGRLAIGGPGIVAVVRPTAYDPVERAVLQAHAAAPHGALHHLRMAVMRHPAVQEIGDGLAARGLVVDPATRRTTLRWCAVLGLTALALFPVSIVLTAVDIAASPRPPFPFVFKVVPVILAAGFTALVCGSLAARQVTPAGRSAVFAYGRAHAHLADPALLVALHGLRALPDPVLREQILAAARFYGPPRRRGGGGRRPAPYRYDSTDAGDDFGAAAVWCAGTSACGGGGGGGGGGSCSGGGSGSSCSSGSCSGGGSGCGGGGGGSSCSSSSSSSCSSSSSSGSSCSSSSS from the coding sequence GTGGACGTCCTGACCGCGCTCTGCTACCTCGCCGGCGTCACCGGCATCACGCTGCTCGTCACCCGGGTCGTCCGGACCCGAAGGGGGCCCGGCGGACCCGTCCACGACCGGTACGAGGCCGCCTTCCTCGACGGCGGCCCCGCCAGGGTCGTCGACACCGCCCTCGCCGCCCTCCACGCGGACGGCAGGCTGGCGATCGGCGGCCCCGGCATCGTGGCCGTCGTCCGCCCCACCGCGTACGACCCGGTGGAGCGCGCCGTGCTCCAGGCGCACGCCGCCGCCCCGCACGGGGCGCTGCACCATCTGCGCATGGCCGTGATGCGGCACCCGGCGGTCCAGGAGATCGGCGACGGGCTCGCGGCGCGCGGGCTCGTCGTCGACCCTGCGACCCGGCGCACCACGCTCCGGTGGTGCGCCGTGCTCGGCCTCACGGCCCTCGCGCTGTTCCCGGTGTCGATCGTCCTCACGGCCGTGGACATCGCCGCCTCCCCCCGGCCCCCGTTCCCGTTCGTCTTCAAGGTGGTGCCGGTGATACTCGCCGCCGGTTTCACGGCGCTGGTCTGCGGGTCGCTCGCCGCCCGGCAGGTCACCCCGGCCGGCCGGAGCGCGGTCTTCGCGTACGGGCGGGCTCACGCCCATCTCGCGGACCCTGCTCTGCTGGTGGCCCTGCACGGGCTCCGGGCCCTCCCCGATCCGGTGCTGCGGGAGCAGATCCTGGCCGCCGCCCGGTTCTACGGGCCGCCCCGGCGGCGCGGCGGCGGTGGCAGGCGCCCCGCGCCGTACCGGTACGACAGCACGGACGCGGGCGACGACTTCGGGGCGGCCGCCGTGTGGTGCGCGGGGACCAGCGCCTGCGGCGGCGGGGGTGGTGGTGGGGGCGGCGGGTCCTGCTCCGGCGGCGGGTCCGGGTCGTCGTGCTCGTCCGGGTCCTGTTCCGGGGGCGGCTCCGGCTGCGGTGGGGGCGGGGGCGGAAGCTCGTGCTCCAGCTCAAGCTCCAGTTCGTGCTCCAGCTCCAGTTCCAGCGGGAGTTCGTGCTCCAGCTCAAGCAGCTGA
- a CDS encoding FAD-dependent oxidoreductase has translation MSERLVVIGGDAAGMSAASQARRLKGPEELEIVAFERGHFSSYSACGIPYWVGGDVATRDELIARSPEEHRARAIDLRMRTEVTAVDVSGQRVLARDLETGTEAWTGFDKLVVATGARPKRPALPGIDAPGVHGVQTLDDGQALLDSLDGTPGRRAVVVGAGYIGVEMAEALLNRGYEVTLLHRGEQPMATLDPDMGRLVHRALDGLGITTVASAAATKILTGEDGRVRAVATEEAEYPADVVVLGMGVVPETSLARAAGLPLGAYGGLLTDLAMRVRGHANIWAGGDCVEVLDLVSGRERYVPLGTHANKHGQVIGANVGGDYATFPGVVGTAVSKVCDLEIARTGLREKDAREVGLRYVTVTVESTSRAGYYPGAAPMTVKMLAERRTGRLLGVQIVGREGAGKRVDIAAVALTAGMTVESMTALDLGYAPPFSPVWDPVLIAARKATAAVRAAV, from the coding sequence GTGAGCGAACGACTGGTGGTCATCGGTGGCGACGCGGCGGGGATGTCCGCCGCGTCGCAGGCGCGCAGGCTCAAGGGGCCGGAGGAGTTGGAGATCGTCGCGTTCGAGCGCGGTCACTTCTCCTCGTACTCGGCCTGCGGCATCCCGTACTGGGTCGGCGGCGACGTCGCCACGCGCGACGAGCTGATCGCGCGCTCCCCCGAGGAGCACCGGGCGCGCGCCATCGACCTGCGGATGCGGACGGAGGTCACGGCGGTCGACGTGTCCGGGCAGCGGGTCCTCGCACGGGACCTGGAGACGGGCACGGAGGCCTGGACGGGCTTCGACAAGCTGGTGGTCGCGACGGGCGCCCGGCCGAAGCGCCCGGCGCTGCCGGGGATCGACGCGCCCGGGGTGCACGGGGTGCAGACCCTGGACGACGGGCAGGCGCTCCTCGACTCCCTCGACGGGACGCCCGGGCGGCGGGCGGTCGTGGTCGGCGCGGGCTACATCGGTGTGGAGATGGCCGAGGCGCTCCTGAACCGGGGCTACGAGGTGACGCTCCTGCACCGGGGCGAGCAGCCGATGGCGACCCTGGATCCGGACATGGGCCGTCTGGTGCACCGGGCGCTGGACGGATTGGGGATCACGACGGTCGCCTCGGCGGCGGCGACGAAGATCCTGACCGGTGAGGACGGCCGGGTCCGTGCGGTGGCGACGGAGGAGGCCGAGTACCCGGCGGACGTCGTGGTCCTCGGCATGGGGGTGGTGCCGGAGACCTCGCTGGCCCGGGCGGCGGGGCTGCCGCTCGGGGCGTACGGCGGGCTGCTCACGGATCTGGCGATGCGGGTCAGGGGGCACGCGAACATCTGGGCGGGCGGCGACTGCGTCGAGGTCCTGGACCTGGTCTCGGGCCGGGAGCGGTACGTGCCGCTCGGGACGCACGCGAACAAGCACGGCCAGGTCATCGGGGCGAACGTGGGCGGTGACTACGCGACGTTCCCGGGGGTCGTGGGCACGGCCGTGTCGAAGGTCTGCGACCTGGAGATCGCCCGGACCGGCCTGCGGGAGAAGGACGCCCGGGAGGTGGGGCTGCGGTACGTGACGGTGACGGTGGAGTCGACGAGCCGGGCGGGCTACTACCCGGGGGCCGCGCCGATGACGGTGAAGATGCTGGCCGAGCGGCGCACGGGCCGGCTGCTCGGGGTGCAGATCGTGGGCCGGGAGGGCGCGGGGAAGCGGGTGGACATCGCGGCCGTGGCGCTGACGGCGGGGATGACGGTGGAGTCGATGACGGCCCTGGACCTGGGGTATGCGCCGCCGTTCTCGCCGGTGTGGGACCCGGTCCTGATCGCGGCCCGCAAGGCGACGGCGGCGGTCCGCGCGGCCGTCTGA
- a CDS encoding lipase — translation MAAAAPASPQARVQVQTRHEERARGTLVSAVKLYTLDSAQAVTDELGRAGFDGDVVEHGVVAYRLVYRTIDAQGRPTTASGLLALPLSGERRLRVVSFAHGTGSHKDDSPSMRRGAFVSAPVIAHASAGAAAVGPDYLGMGVGPGPHPWMDIESETTASLDMLRAARSFAPRTGRVLEREVQVTGFSQGASAALGLGRALQAGEDRWFGLGALAPVSGAYDFGGSELPALLAGRLEAKSGVLYAAYTLVAFNRLHPVYDRPDEVFKAPHADTVEALFDGAHTGEQLMRGTPGTLDALLTAHGRELLARPTGGLAAALRDTDAVCRDWAPRTPTRLYAATGDEQAVTANTTVCRTEFLKRGVDVPVVDLGPVDYHGSRHLGSNVAATTEIVRWFEQLRER, via the coding sequence GTGGCCGCTGCCGCCCCCGCCTCGCCGCAGGCCCGGGTCCAGGTCCAGACGCGGCACGAGGAGCGGGCCCGCGGCACCCTGGTCTCCGCCGTGAAGCTGTACACGCTCGACTCCGCGCAGGCCGTGACCGACGAACTGGGCAGGGCCGGTTTCGACGGCGACGTCGTCGAACACGGAGTGGTCGCCTACCGGCTGGTGTACCGGACGATCGACGCGCAGGGGCGGCCCACCACGGCGAGCGGCCTGCTCGCGCTGCCCCTGAGCGGTGAGCGGCGGCTGCGGGTGGTCTCCTTCGCGCACGGCACCGGCAGCCACAAGGACGACTCCCCGTCGATGCGCCGGGGCGCGTTCGTCTCCGCGCCGGTGATCGCGCACGCGTCGGCGGGAGCGGCCGCCGTCGGACCCGACTACCTGGGGATGGGCGTGGGTCCCGGTCCGCATCCCTGGATGGACATCGAGTCCGAGACCACGGCCTCCCTGGACATGCTGAGGGCGGCCCGCAGCTTCGCGCCCCGCACCGGGCGCGTACTGGAACGCGAGGTGCAGGTCACCGGCTTCTCACAGGGCGCGTCGGCGGCTCTGGGGCTCGGTCGGGCGCTTCAGGCGGGCGAGGACCGCTGGTTCGGGCTGGGCGCGCTGGCCCCGGTCAGCGGCGCCTACGACTTCGGCGGCTCGGAGCTGCCCGCGCTCCTCGCGGGCCGGCTCGAAGCCAAGTCCGGCGTGCTGTACGCGGCCTACACCCTGGTGGCCTTCAACCGGCTCCACCCCGTCTACGACCGGCCCGACGAGGTCTTCAAGGCCCCGCACGCCGACACGGTCGAGGCCCTCTTCGACGGAGCGCACACGGGCGAGCAGCTGATGCGCGGCACCCCCGGCACGCTCGACGCCCTCCTGACCGCCCACGGCCGCGAGCTGCTCGCGCGTCCGACGGGAGGCCTGGCGGCGGCGCTCCGCGACACCGACGCCGTGTGCCGGGACTGGGCTCCGCGCACACCGACCAGGCTCTACGCGGCGACCGGCGACGAGCAGGCCGTCACGGCCAACACCACGGTGTGCCGCACGGAGTTCCTGAAGCGCGGCGTGGACGTCCCCGTCGTCGACCTCGGCCCCGTCGACTACCACGGCTCCCGTCACCTGGGGTCGAACGTCGCGGCCACGACGGAGATCGTCCGCTGGTTCGAGCAGCTGCGCGAGCGCTGA
- the hemE gene encoding uroporphyrinogen decarboxylase → MSANDRPQGQQTKQQSRTYDSAFLKACRREPVPHTPVWFMRQAGRSLPEYLKVREGIPMLESCMRPELVTEITLQPVRRHKVDAAIYFSDIVVPLKAIGLDLDIKPGVGPVVADPIRTRADLARLRDLTPEDVHYVTEAIGMLTGELGDTPLIGFAGAPFTLASYLVEGGPSRSHERTKAMMYGDPQLWADLLDRLAEITSAFLKVQIEAGASAVQLFDSWVGALAPADYRRSVMPASVKVFDAVAGYGVPRIHFGVGTGELLGLMGEAGADVVGVDWRVPLDEAARRVGPGKALQGNLDPAVLFAGREVVEAKTDEVLAAAKDLEGHVFNLGHGVMPSMDPDALTRLVEYVHTRTAV, encoded by the coding sequence GTGAGTGCCAACGACCGCCCGCAGGGCCAGCAGACGAAGCAGCAGTCGCGGACGTACGACTCCGCGTTCCTCAAGGCATGCCGGCGGGAGCCCGTGCCGCACACCCCCGTCTGGTTCATGCGGCAGGCCGGGCGCTCCCTCCCCGAGTACCTCAAGGTGCGCGAGGGCATCCCCATGCTGGAGTCCTGCATGCGGCCCGAGCTGGTCACCGAGATCACGCTCCAGCCGGTCCGCCGCCACAAGGTCGACGCCGCCATCTACTTCAGCGACATCGTCGTCCCCCTCAAGGCCATCGGCCTCGACCTCGACATCAAGCCCGGCGTCGGCCCGGTCGTCGCCGACCCGATCCGCACCCGCGCCGACCTGGCCCGGCTGCGCGACCTGACCCCCGAGGACGTCCACTACGTCACCGAGGCCATCGGGATGCTCACCGGCGAGCTGGGCGACACCCCGCTCATCGGCTTCGCGGGCGCGCCTTTCACCCTCGCGAGCTACCTCGTCGAGGGCGGTCCGTCGCGCAGCCACGAGCGCACCAAGGCGATGATGTACGGCGACCCGCAGCTGTGGGCCGATCTCCTCGACCGTCTCGCCGAGATCACCTCGGCCTTCCTCAAGGTCCAGATCGAGGCGGGCGCCTCCGCCGTCCAGCTCTTCGACTCCTGGGTCGGCGCCCTCGCCCCGGCCGACTACCGCCGCTCGGTGATGCCCGCCTCGGTGAAGGTCTTCGACGCGGTCGCCGGCTACGGCGTCCCGCGCATCCACTTCGGTGTGGGTACGGGCGAGCTGCTCGGCCTCATGGGCGAGGCCGGCGCGGACGTCGTCGGCGTCGACTGGCGCGTCCCGCTCGACGAGGCCGCCCGCCGCGTCGGCCCCGGCAAGGCCCTCCAGGGCAACCTGGACCCGGCCGTGCTCTTCGCCGGGCGCGAGGTCGTCGAGGCCAAGACGGACGAGGTCCTGGCCGCCGCGAAGGACCTGGAGGGACACGTCTTCAACCTGGGCCACGGCGTCATGCCGTCGATGGACCCGGACGCCCTGACCCGTCTCGTGGAGTATGTGCACACGCGGACGGCGGTCTGA
- a CDS encoding DUF4349 domain-containing protein, producing the protein MRSSHTTARTRAAAGAVLLTAALVLTGCGAGGTDMAGDSKRDLSAAAPADAKGAADGYAGSGAEKAPSAPSKAPAQQQHVIRTASLSVEVVDVTKALATAREVTAGAGGHVENETTERIDDGYVTSRIVLRVPQERYDSVLTELTGTGKLLARKADAKDVTEQVVDVESRIATQRASVARVRALMERAERLTDVVTLEGELSRRQADLESLLAQQSSLKDRTSLATITLELSQKEKPPAEKPEEESRPGFGDALSGGWNALVAAVSWAVVVLAALAPWLAVALIVYLVWRHVVRPRRAGRTAAGPAALPETPPAVPAARRNAAGAPVPPETPDTPSTGE; encoded by the coding sequence ATGCGGAGCTCACACACGACGGCGAGAACGCGGGCGGCGGCGGGCGCGGTCCTGCTCACCGCGGCGCTGGTGCTGACCGGCTGCGGAGCCGGCGGCACCGACATGGCCGGGGACTCGAAGCGGGACCTGAGCGCGGCGGCGCCCGCGGACGCCAAGGGCGCCGCCGACGGCTACGCGGGCTCGGGCGCCGAGAAGGCCCCGTCGGCGCCGTCGAAGGCTCCCGCCCAGCAGCAGCACGTCATCCGTACCGCCTCCCTGTCGGTCGAGGTCGTTGACGTGACGAAGGCACTGGCCACGGCGCGCGAGGTGACGGCAGGCGCGGGTGGGCACGTCGAGAACGAGACGACGGAGCGGATCGACGACGGGTACGTCACCTCCCGCATCGTGCTGCGGGTGCCGCAGGAGCGGTACGACTCCGTCCTCACCGAGCTCACGGGCACGGGGAAGCTGCTGGCCCGCAAGGCCGACGCCAAGGACGTCACCGAGCAGGTGGTGGACGTGGAGAGCCGGATCGCCACCCAGCGCGCGAGCGTGGCGCGGGTGCGGGCGCTGATGGAGCGGGCCGAGAGGCTGACGGACGTGGTGACCCTGGAGGGCGAGCTGAGCCGCCGCCAGGCGGACCTGGAGTCGCTGCTGGCCCAGCAGTCCTCGTTGAAGGACCGCACGTCGCTCGCGACGATCACCCTGGAACTGTCGCAGAAGGAGAAGCCGCCGGCCGAGAAGCCCGAGGAGGAGAGCCGCCCCGGCTTCGGTGACGCCCTGAGCGGCGGCTGGAACGCCCTGGTCGCCGCGGTCTCCTGGGCGGTCGTCGTGCTCGCGGCCCTTGCGCCCTGGCTGGCCGTGGCCCTGATCGTCTACCTCGTGTGGCGCCACGTCGTCCGCCCCCGCCGCGCCGGGCGCACGGCCGCCGGCCCAGCGGCCCTGCCGGAGACCCCGCCCGCCGTCCCGGCCGCCCGCCGCAACGCCGCGGGAGCCCCCGTACCCCCGGAGACGCCCGACACCCCCAGCACCGGCGAGTGA
- a CDS encoding TIGR04222 domain-containing membrane protein, with translation MVWVPLLLVACVVAGVGCARLCRAALAAARPARGDTSAGDTPAGAAPELTVGEAAYLAGGPLRVTDLTLVSMHRARRLLLARTGWATVVNADACAGDELERAVIGALGPGGQAPIPAVRPVVAATDPVHLLAERLVERGLAVSASGRREVDAGLGAVRAGFLLSLALGTASALLVPAAERAPVLAGFALPLLASGLCLLIGRIDVYPHTRWASPAGQRLLARLSVTDPLTALATRGPAVLEPELRAALRGRR, from the coding sequence ATGGTCTGGGTTCCGCTGCTGCTCGTGGCGTGTGTCGTGGCCGGTGTCGGCTGTGCGCGGCTCTGCCGGGCGGCGCTCGCGGCGGCCCGGCCCGCTCGCGGGGACACGTCCGCCGGGGACACGCCGGCCGGGGCCGCGCCGGAACTCACCGTCGGCGAGGCGGCCTACCTCGCCGGCGGGCCGCTGCGGGTCACCGATCTGACCCTCGTGTCGATGCACCGGGCGCGGCGGCTGCTGCTCGCCCGCACCGGCTGGGCGACGGTCGTGAACGCCGACGCCTGCGCGGGGGACGAACTGGAGCGGGCCGTGATCGGCGCGCTCGGGCCCGGTGGACAGGCGCCGATTCCCGCCGTACGTCCGGTGGTCGCCGCCACCGACCCCGTACACCTGCTCGCGGAGCGGCTGGTCGAACGGGGGCTCGCCGTGTCCGCGTCGGGCCGGCGGGAGGTCGACGCCGGGCTGGGGGCGGTGCGGGCCGGCTTCCTGCTGAGTCTCGCCCTCGGGACGGCGTCGGCGCTGCTCGTGCCCGCCGCCGAACGGGCCCCGGTCCTCGCCGGGTTCGCCCTGCCGCTGCTCGCGTCGGGGCTCTGTCTGCTGATCGGGCGGATCGACGTCTACCCGCACACCCGCTGGGCCTCGCCGGCCGGTCAGCGGCTGCTCGCGAGGCTGTCGGTCACCGATCCCCTGACGGCCCTCGCGACGCGTGGGCCCGCGGTCCTGGAGCCGGAGCTGAGAGCGGCTCTGCGCGGCCGGCGCTGA
- a CDS encoding DUF692 domain-containing protein: MTELGIGIGWRPEIAEAVEGLSGVDWVEVVAENICADHLPDSLTRLRERGVTVVPHGVSLGLGGADRPDPARLAALGEKAVALGAPLVTEHIAFVRAGGPLTATPQLEAGHLLPVPRTWDALDVLCENVRIAQDALPVPLALENIAALVSWPGEEMSEGRFLAELVERTGVRLLIDVANLHTNHVNRGEDPARALSELPVEAIAYVHVAGGVERDGVWHDTHAHPVPRAVLDVLADLASRVAPPGVLLERDDDFPAAEELADELRAIRMTAAAAAGIRSAGAARVGTAHQHGAPFSRPAPEAPLLIGAGARVSGGFMPGGARDVPDAPLAVPETAPAPQPGARQRVAVAQAALLSALVAGTPVPEGFDSRRLGVQSRALAAKRAGVVAKVAPELPEILGKGYRPAFLAYARYRPMTGGYRRDALDFAEHLLVAGRPEDPAARRRLTEWWQDRSGSRPPGRATRLVRAARHALVRR, encoded by the coding sequence ATGACGGAACTCGGCATCGGCATCGGCTGGCGCCCCGAGATCGCTGAGGCGGTGGAGGGTCTTTCCGGCGTCGACTGGGTGGAGGTCGTCGCGGAGAACATCTGCGCGGACCACCTGCCCGACTCCCTGACCCGGCTGCGCGAGCGCGGCGTCACGGTCGTGCCGCACGGCGTCTCGCTGGGGCTGGGGGGCGCCGACCGGCCCGACCCGGCGCGGCTCGCCGCGCTCGGCGAGAAGGCGGTGGCGCTCGGGGCGCCGCTGGTCACGGAACACATCGCGTTCGTCCGGGCCGGGGGGCCGCTCACGGCGACCCCGCAGCTCGAAGCGGGCCACCTGCTTCCCGTGCCCAGGACGTGGGACGCGCTCGACGTGCTCTGCGAGAACGTACGGATCGCGCAGGACGCGCTGCCCGTGCCGCTCGCCCTGGAGAACATCGCGGCGCTCGTCTCGTGGCCGGGCGAGGAGATGAGCGAGGGGCGGTTCCTGGCGGAGCTGGTGGAGCGTACGGGGGTACGGCTCCTCATCGACGTCGCCAATCTCCACACCAACCACGTCAACCGGGGCGAGGACCCGGCGCGGGCGCTGTCGGAGCTGCCGGTGGAGGCGATCGCCTATGTGCACGTGGCGGGGGGTGTCGAGCGGGACGGGGTCTGGCACGACACGCACGCGCATCCCGTGCCGCGGGCGGTGCTCGACGTACTGGCGGACCTCGCGTCCCGGGTCGCGCCGCCGGGCGTGCTGCTTGAGCGGGACGACGACTTTCCGGCGGCGGAGGAGTTGGCCGATGAACTGCGCGCGATCCGGATGACGGCCGCCGCCGCTGCGGGGATACGTTCCGCCGGGGCGGCACGGGTGGGCACGGCCCACCAGCACGGCGCCCCGTTCTCACGACCCGCGCCCGAAGCGCCGCTCCTCATAGGGGCCGGTGCCCGCGTCTCGGGCGGTTTCATGCCCGGCGGCGCGCGCGACGTGCCCGACGCGCCCCTCGCCGTACCGGAGACCGCGCCCGCCCCGCAGCCCGGGGCCCGGCAGCGCGTCGCCGTCGCCCAGGCCGCCCTGCTGTCGGCGCTGGTCGCCGGGACCCCCGTGCCCGAGGGCTTCGACAGCCGACGGCTCGGCGTGCAGAGCCGGGCGCTCGCGGCCAAGCGGGCCGGGGTCGTCGCGAAGGTCGCACCGGAGCTGCCCGAGATCCTGGGCAAGGGCTACCGGCCCGCCTTCCTCGCGTACGCCAGATACCGTCCCATGACGGGCGGCTACCGCCGGGACGCGCTCGACTTCGCCGAGCATCTGCTGGTCGCCGGGCGACCGGAGGATCCGGCGGCACGACGGCGGCTCACGGAGTGGTGGCAGGACCGTTCCGGCAGCCGCCCGCCGGGCCGCGCCACCCGGCTCGTACGGGCCGCCCGCCACGCACTGGTAAGGAGATGA
- the hemG gene encoding protoporphyrinogen oxidase, with the protein MNADTTGQHAGPHVVVAGGGVAGLAAAHRLAVAGHRVTLLEAGSRLGGKLLAGEIAGAPVDLGAESLLARRPEAVALARAVGLGDRLQAPGTTTASVWSRGELVPMPKGHVMGVPGDAHAVEGLLSREGVRRIGLDGERPPTEIGEDIAIGEYVAARMGHEVVDRLVEPLLGGVYAGDAYRISMRAAVPALFEAARTHPTLTAAVRAVQRAGAAVPADAAGAATGLGGSVFLGVEGGVGTLPGAVADAIRAAGGEILTDAPVSGLRRTGATGWQVVSGDRVLTADAVVLATPAGPAAALLAPHAPTAAAELDEIDYASMALVTLAFRRTDLPAPAGTGLPALPGSGFLVPPVDGHTIKASTFSSQKWRWVTDGAPDLFVLRTSVGRHGEEEQVHREDADLVAASLKDLAAATGLAARPVATTVTRWIGGLPQYPVGHLARVARVREAVAALPGLRLAGAAYDGVGIPACIASAHRAADEIIATSKRTDPGAGHSL; encoded by the coding sequence ATGAACGCGGACACCACGGGACAGCACGCCGGGCCTCATGTCGTCGTCGCCGGAGGCGGTGTCGCCGGACTCGCGGCCGCCCACCGGCTGGCCGTCGCCGGCCACCGCGTGACCCTCCTCGAAGCGGGGAGCCGCCTCGGCGGCAAGCTGCTCGCCGGGGAGATCGCGGGCGCGCCCGTCGACCTCGGTGCCGAGTCGCTCCTCGCCCGCCGCCCCGAGGCCGTCGCCCTCGCCCGCGCCGTCGGCCTCGGCGACCGGCTCCAGGCCCCCGGCACGACCACCGCGTCCGTCTGGTCCCGGGGCGAGCTCGTCCCCATGCCCAAGGGGCACGTCATGGGCGTCCCGGGCGACGCCCACGCCGTCGAAGGCCTCCTCTCCCGGGAGGGCGTGCGCCGGATCGGCCTCGACGGCGAACGGCCCCCGACCGAGATCGGCGAGGACATCGCCATCGGGGAGTACGTCGCCGCCCGCATGGGCCACGAGGTCGTGGACCGGCTCGTGGAACCCCTCCTCGGCGGGGTGTACGCCGGTGACGCCTACCGCATCTCGATGAGGGCCGCCGTCCCCGCCCTCTTCGAGGCCGCCCGCACCCACCCCACGCTCACCGCCGCCGTCCGCGCCGTCCAGCGGGCCGGGGCGGCCGTCCCCGCCGACGCGGCGGGCGCCGCCACCGGCCTCGGCGGCTCCGTCTTCCTCGGCGTCGAGGGCGGTGTCGGCACCCTGCCCGGCGCCGTCGCCGACGCGATCCGCGCCGCCGGCGGCGAGATCCTCACCGACGCCCCCGTGAGCGGGCTCCGCCGCACCGGGGCCACCGGCTGGCAGGTCGTCAGCGGCGACCGGGTCCTCACCGCCGACGCCGTGGTCCTCGCCACCCCCGCCGGACCCGCCGCCGCGCTCCTCGCCCCGCACGCGCCCACCGCCGCCGCCGAGCTCGACGAGATCGACTACGCCTCCATGGCCCTGGTCACCCTGGCCTTCCGCCGCACCGACCTGCCCGCCCCGGCGGGCACGGGTCTCCCCGCCCTGCCGGGCTCGGGTTTCCTCGTGCCACCCGTCGACGGCCACACGATCAAGGCCTCCACCTTCTCCTCGCAGAAGTGGCGCTGGGTCACCGACGGCGCCCCCGACCTGTTCGTGCTGCGCACCTCCGTGGGCCGCCACGGCGAGGAGGAGCAGGTCCACCGCGAGGACGCCGACCTCGTCGCCGCCTCCCTCAAGGACCTCGCCGCCGCCACCGGGCTCGCCGCCCGCCCCGTCGCCACCACGGTCACCCGCTGGATCGGCGGCCTGCCCCAGTACCCGGTCGGCCATCTCGCCAGGGTCGCCCGGGTCCGCGAGGCCGTCGCCGCCCTCCCCGGACTGCGGCTCGCGGGCGCCGCGTACGACGGTGTCGGCATCCCCGCCTGCATCGCGTCGGCCCATCGAGCGGCAGACGAGATCATCGCCACGTCGAAAAGGACCGACCCCGGTGCGGGGCACTCCCTGTGA
- the hemQ gene encoding hydrogen peroxide-dependent heme synthase, with translation MSAPEKIPNAGKKAKDLNEVIRYTLWSVFKLRDVLPEDRGGYADEVQELFDQLAAKDITVRGTYDLSGLRADADVMIWWHAETSDELQEAYNLFRRTRLGRALEPVWSNMALHRPAEFNKSHIPAFLADENPRDYVSVYPFVRSYDWYLLPDEDRRRMLADHGKMARGYPDVRANTVASFSLGDYEWLLAFEADELHRIVDLMRHLRASEARMHVREEVPFYTGRRKSVADLVAGLA, from the coding sequence ATGAGTGCGCCCGAAAAGATCCCGAACGCCGGTAAGAAGGCGAAGGACCTCAACGAGGTCATCCGCTACACCCTGTGGTCTGTCTTCAAGCTGCGCGACGTTCTCCCCGAGGACCGCGGCGGCTACGCCGACGAGGTCCAGGAGCTGTTCGACCAGCTCGCGGCCAAGGACATCACCGTCCGTGGCACGTACGACCTCTCCGGTCTGCGCGCCGACGCCGACGTGATGATCTGGTGGCACGCCGAGACGAGCGACGAGCTCCAGGAGGCGTACAACCTCTTCCGCCGCACCCGCCTGGGCCGCGCCCTGGAGCCGGTCTGGTCGAACATGGCGCTGCACCGCCCCGCCGAGTTCAACAAGTCGCACATCCCGGCCTTCCTGGCCGACGAGAACCCGCGCGACTACGTCTCGGTCTACCCCTTCGTGCGCTCCTACGACTGGTACCTGCTGCCGGACGAGGACCGCCGCCGGATGCTCGCCGACCACGGCAAGATGGCCCGTGGCTACCCGGACGTCCGCGCCAACACGGTCGCCTCCTTCTCGCTCGGCGACTACGAGTGGCTCCTCGCCTTCGAGGCCGACGAGCTGCACCGCATCGTGGACCTGATGCGTCACCTGCGCGCCTCCGAGGCGCGGATGCACGTCCGCGAAGAGGTCCCGTTCTACACCGGTCGCCGCAAGAGCGTCGCCGACCTGGTGGCGGGCCTGGCCTGA